One stretch of Weissella koreensis KACC 15510 DNA includes these proteins:
- the holA gene encoding DNA polymerase III subunit delta, with protein sequence MAVNLKTIEDDVAAGKIAPVYLVQGTDQYLMDQAHQIFVNMIPEDERSMNFATYDLREQNLSNALDDARSMPFFGERRVVIIDNTYILTGEQVKNKLDHNPEELLDYLQHPEPQTTLVLMAPYEKLDRRKKITKLLQEQSVHLSFGNLSENDVKKIVDIRLKGQGFTITAGALQRLFQITNLNLSQIMQELQKVTLYAIPEKEISEKMIQATATKTLNDSVFDLIDLIINFKVNQAVLLYHQLILNGEEPLRLQGAMTSHFRLLLQVKASTMSEQGTAKALGIHPYRIKLARKTVQKFQYQQLAKTYLQLVHMEQQIKTTQRDPELLFELFMLKVGHSNN encoded by the coding sequence ATGGCAGTTAATTTAAAAACAATTGAAGATGATGTTGCCGCAGGTAAAATTGCACCTGTGTATTTGGTGCAAGGTACTGATCAGTATTTAATGGATCAAGCACATCAAATATTTGTTAATATGATCCCTGAAGACGAGCGATCAATGAATTTCGCAACTTATGATCTTAGAGAACAAAATTTGTCAAATGCGTTGGATGATGCCCGATCAATGCCGTTTTTTGGTGAACGTCGGGTCGTGATAATTGATAATACGTATATCTTAACTGGAGAACAAGTTAAAAATAAGCTGGATCATAATCCTGAGGAATTATTAGATTATTTACAACATCCTGAGCCACAAACCACTTTGGTTTTGATGGCTCCGTATGAAAAGTTGGATCGCAGAAAAAAGATCACTAAATTATTACAAGAACAAAGCGTTCATTTATCTTTTGGTAATTTGTCTGAAAATGATGTTAAAAAAATTGTTGATATTAGATTAAAGGGACAAGGATTTACGATTACAGCAGGGGCGTTACAACGGTTATTTCAAATAACTAATTTAAATTTATCGCAAATTATGCAAGAGCTACAAAAAGTAACTTTGTATGCGATACCTGAAAAAGAAATTAGTGAAAAAATGATTCAGGCAACGGCAACTAAAACATTAAATGATAGTGTTTTTGATTTGATTGATCTAATCATCAATTTTAAAGTTAATCAGGCAGTTTTGTTATATCATCAACTAATTTTAAATGGAGAAGAGCCATTGCGATTGCAAGGGGCGATGACAAGTCACTTCCGACTACTTTTACAAGTTAAAGCTTCTACTATGAGTGAACAAGGGACAGCTAAGGCTTTGGGGATCCATCCTTATCGAATTAAATTAGCTCGAAAAACGGTTCAAAAATTTCAATATCAACAACTGGCGAAAACATATTTACAATTAGTTCATATGGAGCAACAAATTAAGACCACACAGCGAGATCCAGAATTGTTATTTGAACTATTTATGTTAAAAGTTGGACATAGTAATAATTAA
- a CDS encoding ComEC/Rec2 family competence protein: MSLIIICLHGMLFWQHWSLLIPEIWCIFILIRQHRNCFDWLLAILICIIICFIGGWQKYKLENSFELNGKQVKIQIHPNKIQQTKYGWRGFGELNGRSIIVAWQQKDLDYSKLTPQNQDKISITGSGKLLKAQTKRNQFDFDYAQYLKQRNINYVFNFTKIKLIQRTKLTGISWLVNQIEKLHLYLVCWFEKLPSSLRDYSETLLLGYTRKNFFDDNPGIQKLGLVHLFSISGFQVMLFYQLWRKVGRHLRVPLEFNLLGLQFGLIFVWIFAGGVLSLIRPILLASLHLWSEVHLIKLAPIDAWGITAILGLLFEPGILQTMGGQLSYLLALGLIIFQDKPAWKQSICLGVLIIPIIITYTHQWHPVALLVNILAVPLFTWVIIPLILIGVGAFCFQQMELANFCDYIIYIFKIGIKLGDTLPGMLNFPAIHDIWLIIILTITIIALVEYKVKWILILLVIYFISWGYVFVNPCGRVIFFDVGQGDATLIIEPFLKSTTLVDVGGKFNWKNSKQNYQAKELEANLWAHGITQVDQVVLTHQDYDHIGNLLELARDIKIRRIIIPQGMEKTKAFKKFVAPSNISVETIKAPATLLNSFYVLHPMKSGSGKNEDSIALFKQCGSLGLILTGDLDQMGELKILERYQLPLNGILKLGHHGSNTSTHSNWICQLKPRYALISAGVNNRYHHPHEETMKKLDQGPTIVFNTQKNGMVSYTWFRKWFWWRTQLDGS; the protein is encoded by the coding sequence TTGAGCTTAATTATTATTTGTTTGCATGGAATGCTTTTTTGGCAGCATTGGTCATTATTAATTCCTGAAATTTGGTGTATTTTTATTTTAATTCGGCAACATCGAAATTGTTTTGATTGGCTTTTAGCAATTTTGATCTGCATTATAATATGTTTTATTGGCGGATGGCAAAAGTATAAATTGGAAAATAGTTTTGAATTGAATGGAAAACAAGTAAAAATTCAAATTCATCCAAATAAAATTCAACAGACGAAATATGGTTGGCGTGGTTTCGGTGAATTAAATGGTCGAAGCATTATCGTTGCTTGGCAACAAAAAGATTTGGATTATTCGAAGTTAACCCCACAAAATCAGGATAAAATTTCAATAACAGGTTCTGGAAAATTGCTTAAGGCACAAACTAAAAGAAATCAATTTGATTTTGATTATGCACAGTACTTAAAACAGAGAAATATTAATTATGTTTTTAATTTTACAAAAATAAAACTGATTCAAAGAACAAAATTAACAGGGATATCATGGCTGGTTAATCAAATCGAAAAATTACATTTATATTTAGTATGCTGGTTTGAAAAACTACCATCATCGCTTAGAGATTACAGCGAAACATTACTGTTAGGATATACTCGGAAAAACTTTTTTGATGATAACCCTGGGATTCAGAAATTGGGGTTAGTTCATTTATTTAGTATTTCGGGTTTTCAAGTGATGCTTTTTTACCAGTTATGGCGAAAGGTTGGGCGTCATTTAAGAGTTCCACTTGAATTTAATTTACTGGGGCTACAATTTGGTCTTATTTTCGTATGGATATTTGCGGGAGGTGTACTTTCTTTAATTCGGCCCATCTTATTAGCTAGTTTGCATTTGTGGTCAGAGGTACATCTAATTAAGTTAGCTCCAATTGATGCTTGGGGCATCACAGCTATTTTGGGCTTACTGTTTGAACCTGGAATATTACAGACGATGGGGGGACAATTGTCTTATTTATTAGCTTTGGGGTTAATTATTTTCCAGGATAAACCAGCATGGAAACAAAGCATTTGTTTGGGAGTACTTATTATTCCAATAATTATAACTTATACACATCAATGGCACCCCGTTGCGTTATTAGTAAATATATTAGCTGTGCCTTTATTTACATGGGTTATTATTCCATTAATTTTAATCGGGGTTGGTGCTTTTTGTTTTCAGCAGATGGAGTTAGCTAATTTTTGTGACTATATCATTTATATTTTTAAAATAGGGATCAAATTAGGAGATACCTTACCAGGTATGTTAAATTTTCCAGCTATTCATGATATTTGGTTGATAATTATTTTAACGATCACAATAATCGCTTTAGTAGAATATAAAGTGAAATGGATTCTAATTTTATTGGTAATCTATTTTATTAGTTGGGGCTATGTTTTCGTCAACCCATGTGGCCGAGTAATATTTTTTGATGTTGGTCAGGGGGATGCGACTTTAATTATAGAACCATTTTTAAAATCTACTACATTAGTAGACGTGGGAGGTAAGTTTAATTGGAAAAATTCAAAGCAAAATTATCAGGCTAAGGAATTAGAAGCTAATTTGTGGGCTCATGGAATTACTCAAGTTGATCAAGTAGTTTTGACACATCAAGATTATGATCATATTGGTAATTTATTAGAATTAGCACGTGATATTAAAATTAGACGCATTATTATTCCACAGGGAATGGAAAAAACGAAAGCGTTTAAAAAATTTGTGGCACCTTCAAATATATCAGTTGAAACGATCAAAGCGCCTGCAACATTGCTAAATTCTTTTTATGTTTTACATCCTATGAAATCTGGTAGCGGTAAAAACGAGGATTCTATAGCGTTGTTTAAACAGTGTGGAAGCCTAGGGCTGATTTTAACAGGTGATTTAGATCAAATGGGTGAGTTAAAAATATTAGAACGATACCAACTGCCTTTAAATGGGATATTAAAATTGGGACATCATGGTTCCAATACAAGTACACATTCAAATTGGATTTGTCAATTAAAACCAAGATATGCGTTGATTTCGGCTGGTGTTAATAATCGTTACCATCATCCGCATGAAGAAACCATGAAAAAGTTAGATCAGGGGCCAACTATTGTGTTTAATACGCAAAAAAATGGTATGGTATCATATACATGGTTTAGAAAATGGTTTTGGTGGAGGACGCAGTTAGATGGCAGTTAA
- a CDS encoding helix-hairpin-helix domain-containing protein, with amino-acid sequence MIRYFIQRYRMYFGLGVIILISLLGMLYFYDQRDISKNALFQIKEDNSSVKLKTMNPSNGAHHEKQWVVDVKGAVYHPGVYYFKQPPLVQTVLDRAGGCNEKVDQRRINLAAKVQDGQVIYVPEGQEAIPSEYPLPGMDQMKANDNNETSTSTPDKIDLNHAGISDLEQIPGIGPKRAAEIIAYRDKKQGFKNLKELQEISGIGEKTYMKLSERLYI; translated from the coding sequence ATGATTAGATATTTCATACAACGCTATCGAATGTATTTTGGACTTGGTGTAATTATTCTTATATCCCTTTTAGGAATGCTTTATTTCTATGATCAGCGTGATATTTCTAAAAATGCTCTGTTTCAGATAAAAGAGGATAATAGTTCAGTAAAATTAAAAACGATGAACCCTTCAAATGGGGCGCATCATGAAAAACAATGGGTTGTTGATGTTAAAGGTGCAGTATATCATCCGGGGGTTTATTATTTTAAACAGCCTCCACTGGTTCAAACAGTTTTAGATCGTGCAGGGGGATGTAATGAAAAGGTTGATCAGAGGCGCATTAATCTAGCTGCAAAAGTGCAAGATGGTCAAGTTATTTATGTCCCTGAAGGTCAAGAAGCTATACCATCAGAATATCCTTTACCGGGAATGGATCAGATGAAGGCAAATGATAATAATGAAACTTCAACATCAACGCCGGATAAAATTGATTTGAATCATGCAGGTATATCAGACTTAGAACAAATACCGGGCATAGGTCCAAAACGCGCAGCTGAAATTATAGCCTATCGGGATAAAAAACAAGGATTTAAAAATTTAAAGGAACTGCAAGAAATTTCAGGAATTGGTGAAAAAACATACATGAAATTATCAGAACGACTTTACATTTGA
- a CDS encoding DUF4097 family beta strand repeat-containing protein, giving the protein MHKKLRTVLIVGLIATVIGVIVGFIGWYGNHQKLDNVNYNHGFKIVKYQKRSDYQINDFKKLNLQVQGADVEIKRGNKFKLETKLPDQQKLTVDQNNDKMSIISGRFEFAGIGFNHENSYITLTVPKDYPLSELKVMMSDGALTINHLKVDEKVQIQNENAGIILNNVNFNQSTVTNSDGGIRLIDGEFNNIDLRNDEGALRTVNTKFTGENKIWVRDSSIVLSNLNDNLQTQLEVENGDLTIDYDNAITQKEHHGDDVLEKSTIGNDENNKLTVHNVYGSIRVAKDEVREYSDNY; this is encoded by the coding sequence ATGCATAAAAAATTACGAACAGTCCTTATTGTTGGTCTTATTGCTACGGTTATTGGAGTTATCGTAGGATTTATCGGATGGTATGGTAATCATCAAAAGTTAGATAATGTGAACTATAATCATGGTTTTAAAATTGTAAAATATCAAAAAAGAAGTGATTATCAAATTAATGATTTTAAAAAGCTTAATTTACAAGTTCAAGGCGCAGATGTTGAAATTAAACGTGGGAATAAATTTAAATTAGAGACAAAATTACCTGATCAACAAAAATTAACGGTTGATCAAAATAATGATAAAATGTCAATTATTTCAGGCCGTTTTGAGTTTGCGGGGATAGGATTTAACCACGAAAATTCTTATATTACTTTAACTGTGCCAAAAGATTATCCATTAAGTGAATTAAAGGTTATGATGAGTGATGGCGCTTTAACAATCAATCACTTAAAGGTTGATGAAAAAGTTCAAATTCAAAATGAAAATGCTGGAATTATTTTGAACAACGTTAACTTTAATCAAAGCACAGTGACGAATAGTGATGGTGGAATCCGGTTAATAGATGGCGAATTTAATAATATTGATTTGCGTAATGATGAAGGAGCGCTTCGGACCGTTAATACGAAATTTACGGGAGAAAATAAAATTTGGGTTCGCGATTCATCAATCGTCCTTTCTAATTTAAATGATAATTTACAAACTCAATTGGAAGTCGAAAATGGGGATTTAACCATTGATTACGATAATGCTATTACTCAAAAAGAACATCATGGAGATGATGTTCTTGAGAAGAGCACAATTGGTAATGATGAAAATAATAAATTAACGGTTCATAATGTTTACGGATCAATTCGCGTGGCTAAGGATGAAGTTCGAGAATATTCGGATAATTATTAA
- a CDS encoding DUF1700 domain-containing protein, with protein sequence MHSEIEEYLATFDRYLAPMPDGERSDTYRYYEELFLDSGMTIDEIYKEFSSPKNLARQINANYAMGWMENDEDTEESRPRNRRNQKEQKNPWNAAWLILLGVLASPILIPVALVLIFAFVAVIITVIGIIFALAGLLIGAAIAGGFMIAAGFGVMSQGLMMALILIGAGIAALGLVVISIPVVIWIVYGIGWIGYRIIKWIAGMTLKRRPELNRKGA encoded by the coding sequence ATGCATAGTGAAATTGAAGAATATTTAGCAACTTTTGATCGTTATCTAGCACCAATGCCAGATGGAGAACGTAGTGATACGTATCGATATTATGAAGAATTATTTCTAGATTCTGGTATGACAATTGATGAAATTTATAAAGAATTTAGTAGTCCAAAAAATTTAGCGCGTCAAATTAATGCAAATTATGCGATGGGGTGGATGGAAAATGACGAAGATACTGAAGAATCTCGTCCCAGAAATCGACGTAATCAAAAAGAACAGAAAAACCCTTGGAATGCAGCTTGGTTAATCTTGTTGGGGGTATTGGCTTCACCAATTTTGATTCCAGTGGCATTAGTGCTCATTTTTGCTTTTGTAGCTGTAATCATTACTGTGATTGGTATTATATTTGCCTTAGCTGGATTGTTAATTGGAGCTGCTATTGCGGGTGGCTTTATGATTGCCGCTGGTTTTGGTGTAATGTCACAAGGTTTAATGATGGCTTTGATTTTAATTGGAGCAGGAATTGCCGCATTGGGATTAGTTGTGATCAGTATTCCAGTAGTTATTTGGATTGTTTATGGAATCGGTTGGATCGGTTATCGTATTATTAAATGGATTGCAGGTATGACTTTGAAGCGCCGTCCTGAATTAAATCGGAAAGGAGCGTAA
- a CDS encoding PadR family transcriptional regulator codes for MNIKVPTVILDGTVLALLDEQDLYGYAITKQVQQYLNVSESTMYPVLRRLQKDQMLTTYDEPFEGRNRRYYQITKTGKESLQNIKETWRDFSSAVDTLLLSTENGGGTDA; via the coding sequence ATGAATATTAAAGTACCTACTGTGATCCTTGATGGAACAGTTTTGGCTTTATTAGATGAACAAGATCTATATGGCTATGCAATTACCAAGCAAGTACAGCAATATCTAAATGTTAGTGAATCAACAATGTATCCAGTTTTGCGTCGCTTACAAAAAGATCAAATGTTAACGACTTATGATGAACCTTTTGAAGGACGAAATCGACGTTATTACCAAATCACAAAGACTGGTAAAGAAAGTTTACAAAATATTAAAGAAACTTGGCGTGATTTTAGTAGCGCTGTTGACACATTATTACTATCAACAGAAAACGGAGGTGGAACGGATGCATAG
- a CDS encoding DUF1292 domain-containing protein yields the protein MNDDNQVFIFEDASGEFEFHELFRFTESTNFNKTYIVLYYGDVNNLDGEAEIQAYVYAPDKDQTANEDALLPIESEEEWDMVTEMINTFFEDPQINN from the coding sequence ATGAACGACGACAACCAAGTTTTCATTTTTGAAGATGCCTCTGGTGAATTTGAGTTTCACGAACTTTTTCGTTTTACGGAAAGTACTAATTTTAATAAAACATATATCGTTTTATATTATGGTGATGTGAATAACTTAGATGGTGAAGCTGAAATTCAAGCATATGTTTATGCACCTGATAAAGATCAAACCGCTAATGAGGATGCTTTGTTACCAATTGAGTCTGAAGAAGAGTGGGATATGGTTACTGAAATGATCAATACCTTCTTTGAAGATCCACAAATTAATAATTAA
- a CDS encoding DUF1292 domain-containing protein, giving the protein MNEEQDVITLIDENGNEELFDILFAFDETEKYNKRYIYVISAGTEDEDEVDIQAFSSDIADTEVTAEGTLDQIEDEEEWAMVEDRLNQWLEENEDEE; this is encoded by the coding sequence ATGAACGAAGAACAAGATGTGATTACTTTAATTGATGAAAACGGTAATGAAGAATTATTTGATATTCTTTTTGCCTTTGATGAAACTGAAAAGTACAATAAGCGTTATATTTATGTGATTTCAGCTGGAACTGAAGATGAGGATGAAGTTGATATCCAAGCATTTAGTTCTGATATTGCTGATACAGAAGTGACTGCTGAAGGAACTTTAGATCAAATTGAAGATGAAGAAGAGTGGGCTATGGTTGAAGATCGTTTGAATCAATGGCTTGAAGAGAATGAGGATGAGGAATAA
- the ruvX gene encoding Holliday junction resolvase RuvX: protein MSIFGLDVGSKTVGVAVSDPMGWTAQGLEIIRINEDEEEFGIERMKELVLKHKPTGFLLGLPKNMNNSIGPRAEAAQAYGKLLEDTFHLPIDFQDERLTTVEAERMLIEEADTSRVKRKQVIDKLAASLILQNYLDRKGPLVNVSGTKMTFD, encoded by the coding sequence ATGAGTATATTTGGATTAGATGTTGGTTCTAAAACAGTTGGAGTTGCAGTTTCCGATCCAATGGGTTGGACGGCGCAAGGACTTGAAATTATTCGAATTAATGAAGATGAAGAAGAATTCGGAATTGAGCGGATGAAGGAATTAGTTTTAAAGCATAAGCCAACTGGATTTTTATTGGGATTGCCTAAAAATATGAATAACAGTATAGGGCCACGGGCAGAAGCAGCTCAAGCATATGGAAAGTTATTGGAAGATACTTTTCATTTACCAATTGATTTTCAAGATGAACGTTTAACAACTGTCGAGGCAGAACGGATGTTAATTGAAGAAGCCGATACATCACGAGTTAAGCGAAAACAAGTTATTGATAAACTTGCTGCATCTTTAATTTTGCAAAATTACCTTGACCGAAAAGGACCGCTTGTAAATGTGAGTGGGACTAAAATGACTTTTGATTAG
- a CDS encoding IreB family regulatory phosphoprotein, whose product MVVNDKTTVFEFNEPKKLDIQQTLEIVYSALEEKGYNPINQIVGYITSGDPAYIPRNHDARNLIRRYERDEIIEVLVKEYLNK is encoded by the coding sequence ATGGTTGTAAATGATAAAACAACAGTATTTGAATTTAATGAACCTAAGAAATTAGATATTCAACAAACGTTGGAGATTGTATATTCAGCGTTGGAAGAAAAGGGTTATAATCCAATTAATCAGATCGTGGGATATATCACTTCGGGTGATCCGGCTTATATTCCCCGTAATCATGACGCTCGTAATTTAATTCGTCGCTATGAACGGGATGAAATTATTGAAGTTTTGGTGAAGGAATATTTAAATAAATGA
- the alaS gene encoding alanine--tRNA ligase — protein sequence MKELSSAEVRSMFLRFFESKGHSIEPSQPLIPKDDPTLLWINSGVATLKKYFDGSVIPDNHRITNAQKSIRTNDIENVGHTARHHTLFEMMGNFSIGDYFKPEVIPWAWELLTSPEWFDFDAEKLYVTVYPNDTEAKNIWLEKVGIASDHLYEEPDNFWDIGEGPSGPDTEIFYDRGAEFDAAEPAENYPGGENERYLEIWNIVFSQYNHLPGLTNNADYPELPHKNIDTGMGLERVVSIFQHAETNFETDLFLPLIQMTEKLAPQYKYGNDAEKDISFKVIADHARAVTFAIGDGALPSNEGRGYIIRRLLRRAVLHGRKLGINTNFLSQLVPVVGEIMKSYYPEVLSNSEYIASIVDAEEVRFGKTLADGLSLLDEVIESSKADNGIISGAVAFKLYDTYGFPFELTEESALDAGLKVDRDGFDQAMQAQKDRARAARSNQASMGVQNELLTNLKTTSKYVGWSEEQVDQAVLEDLIQDDHLVEAIDQGQVQAIFDLTPFYAEMGGQVADRGTITNMAGEVVATVSDVQTAPNGQHLHTLEVTGPLQTGAKYQLQVDHAYHVAVSKNHTATHMLDQALRNLLGEHATQAGSLVTADELRYDFTYNGAVSNEKLQEIEDLINQKILENLPISWVETDIESAKKLGAVAVFTEKYGDLVRVVSIGDFNAEFDGGTHANSTAELGMFKIISESGTGAGIRRIVAVTGQGVMNYVKEHDAILQQAAAQVKAPTFNELNDKISALQNGLKEAQRQVNSLEKRLANQAAENAFSAVKNIGKWTIITTEMEVESMDVLRETADSWKQSTPSDVLILAANLGEKVNLLVAVAPDAVKQGIKAGDLIKAIAPSIGGGGGGRPDMAQAGGKNPAGIPDAFTEAENWLTNK from the coding sequence ATGAAAGAATTATCATCAGCAGAAGTTCGATCAATGTTCTTACGTTTTTTTGAAAGTAAAGGACACAGTATTGAACCATCACAACCGTTAATCCCAAAGGATGATCCTACGCTTCTATGGATTAATTCAGGGGTTGCAACACTTAAAAAATATTTTGATGGATCAGTTATTCCAGATAACCACCGAATTACGAATGCTCAAAAGTCTATTCGAACAAATGATATTGAAAATGTTGGACATACAGCCCGTCACCATACATTGTTTGAAATGATGGGTAATTTTTCTATTGGTGATTATTTTAAACCAGAAGTGATTCCTTGGGCATGGGAGTTGTTAACTAGTCCGGAATGGTTTGATTTTGATGCTGAAAAATTATATGTAACAGTTTATCCTAATGATACCGAAGCTAAAAATATTTGGCTTGAAAAAGTTGGTATTGCATCAGATCATCTTTATGAAGAACCAGATAATTTCTGGGACATTGGTGAAGGACCTTCTGGTCCGGATACTGAGATTTTCTATGACCGTGGTGCAGAATTTGATGCAGCAGAGCCTGCTGAAAATTATCCTGGTGGTGAAAATGAACGTTATTTAGAAATTTGGAATATCGTCTTTTCGCAATATAATCATTTGCCAGGCTTAACTAATAATGCCGATTATCCAGAGTTGCCACATAAAAATATTGATACTGGTATGGGACTTGAACGAGTTGTTTCAATTTTCCAACATGCAGAGACTAATTTTGAAACTGATTTGTTCTTACCATTGATTCAAATGACTGAAAAATTAGCACCACAATATAAATATGGAAATGATGCAGAAAAAGACATTTCGTTTAAGGTGATTGCTGACCATGCTAGAGCCGTAACCTTTGCGATTGGAGATGGCGCTTTGCCATCTAATGAGGGTCGTGGCTACATTATTCGTCGTTTGTTGAGACGTGCTGTTTTACATGGACGTAAGTTAGGGATTAACACTAATTTCTTAAGTCAATTAGTACCAGTTGTGGGTGAGATTATGAAGTCTTACTACCCAGAAGTATTATCTAACTCAGAATATATTGCTTCTATTGTTGATGCAGAAGAGGTACGTTTTGGTAAGACTTTAGCCGATGGATTATCTTTGTTGGATGAAGTCATTGAATCATCTAAAGCAGATAATGGGATTATAAGCGGTGCTGTAGCCTTTAAGTTGTATGATACTTATGGATTCCCATTCGAACTAACAGAAGAATCAGCGCTAGATGCTGGTTTGAAAGTTGATCGAGACGGATTTGATCAAGCGATGCAAGCTCAAAAAGATCGAGCACGTGCTGCGCGAAGCAATCAAGCTTCAATGGGTGTTCAAAATGAACTTTTGACTAATTTAAAAACTACTTCAAAATATGTTGGTTGGTCAGAAGAACAAGTTGACCAAGCAGTCTTGGAAGACTTGATTCAAGACGATCACTTAGTTGAAGCAATTGATCAAGGTCAAGTTCAAGCAATCTTTGATTTAACCCCTTTCTATGCTGAAATGGGAGGTCAAGTTGCTGATCGTGGAACTATCACTAATATGGCTGGTGAAGTTGTAGCGACTGTTTCAGACGTACAAACTGCTCCAAATGGACAACATCTGCATACTTTAGAAGTTACTGGACCATTGCAAACTGGTGCTAAATATCAGTTACAAGTAGATCATGCTTATCATGTAGCCGTTTCAAAGAATCATACTGCTACACATATGTTGGACCAAGCATTACGTAATTTGCTAGGTGAACATGCAACTCAGGCTGGATCATTGGTAACGGCTGATGAATTACGTTATGATTTCACTTATAATGGGGCTGTTTCAAATGAAAAGTTACAGGAAATTGAAGATCTAATTAACCAAAAGATTTTGGAAAATTTGCCTATTTCTTGGGTTGAAACTGATATAGAGTCAGCTAAAAAGTTAGGTGCTGTAGCTGTATTTACTGAAAAGTATGGTGATTTGGTCCGAGTTGTTTCAATTGGTGATTTTAATGCTGAATTTGATGGAGGAACTCATGCAAATTCAACGGCAGAGTTAGGTATGTTTAAGATTATCAGTGAATCTGGAACAGGTGCTGGAATTCGACGGATTGTAGCTGTAACTGGTCAAGGTGTAATGAATTATGTGAAAGAACATGATGCTATTTTGCAACAAGCTGCAGCTCAAGTTAAGGCACCAACTTTCAATGAGCTAAATGATAAGATTTCGGCCTTACAAAATGGTTTGAAGGAAGCACAACGTCAAGTTAATTCATTGGAGAAACGTTTAGCTAATCAAGCGGCTGAAAATGCTTTTAGTGCAGTTAAAAACATTGGTAAATGGACAATTATTACAACTGAAATGGAAGTTGAATCTATGGATGTGTTGCGTGAGACGGCGGATAGTTGGAAACAAAGCACACCGTCTGATGTCTTGATTTTGGCAGCTAATCTTGGAGAGAAAGTTAATTTGTTAGTTGCAGTCGCACCTGATGCAGTTAAGCAAGGAATTAAAGCCGGTGATTTGATTAAGGCAATTGCCCCATCTATTGGTGGTGGCGGTGGCGGACGTCCTGACATGGCTCAGGCTGGTGGTAAGAATCCAGCTGGAATTCCTGATGCGTTTACTGAAGCAGAAAACTGGCTGACAAATAAATAA